In a genomic window of Bradyrhizobium ontarionense:
- the tldD gene encoding metalloprotease TldD, translated as MTTPATTSLLERANLDRDAVQSEVARGLAGADDGELFFEYSQTEALTFDNGRLKQATYDTSQGFGLRAVKDDAVGYAHSSDVSLPALMRAADAVSAVRGGYSGTFASPPPHTNVRLYGDDNPLDAPGFESKVKLLGEIDAYLRDKDPRIRQVTVSLGATWQVVEILRPDGESYRDIRPLVRVNVSVVAGQGDRQESGSKGYGGREPYARFIETKAWREAADGALREALVNLESVPAPAGEMDVVLGAGWPGVMLHEAVGHGLEGDFNRKKTSAFAGLLGKPVAAKGVTVVDDGTMSSRRGSLSIDDEGTPTSRTVLIEDGILTGYMQDRQNARLMNMAPTGNGRRQGYAHVPMPRMTNTYMLAGERDPAEIIASVKNGIYAVNFGGGQVDITSGKYVFQCTEAYRIENGKVGAPVKGAMLIGNGPTDLNRISMIGNDLSLDTGIGTCGKNGQGVPVGVGQPTLRMDQITVGGTGR; from the coding sequence ATGACGACTCCCGCCACCACTTCCCTGCTCGAACGCGCCAATCTGGATCGTGACGCCGTCCAGAGCGAGGTCGCGCGCGGCCTGGCCGGCGCCGACGACGGCGAACTGTTCTTCGAATACAGCCAGACCGAGGCGCTGACCTTCGACAACGGCCGGCTCAAGCAGGCGACCTACGATACGAGCCAGGGATTCGGCCTGCGCGCCGTGAAGGACGACGCGGTCGGCTATGCGCATTCCTCCGACGTGTCGCTGCCCGCCTTGATGCGCGCGGCCGATGCGGTCAGCGCTGTCAGGGGCGGCTATTCCGGCACGTTCGCAAGCCCCCCGCCGCACACCAATGTCCGCCTCTATGGCGACGACAATCCGCTCGATGCGCCGGGCTTCGAGAGCAAGGTCAAGCTGCTCGGCGAGATCGACGCCTATCTGCGCGACAAGGATCCGCGCATTCGCCAGGTGACGGTGAGCCTGGGCGCGACCTGGCAGGTGGTGGAAATCCTGCGGCCCGACGGCGAGAGCTATCGCGACATCCGCCCGCTGGTGCGCGTCAACGTTTCCGTGGTCGCCGGCCAGGGCGACCGCCAGGAGAGCGGCAGCAAGGGCTATGGAGGGCGCGAGCCCTATGCGCGCTTCATCGAGACCAAGGCATGGCGCGAGGCGGCCGACGGCGCGCTGCGCGAAGCGCTGGTCAATCTGGAATCCGTCCCCGCCCCCGCCGGCGAGATGGACGTGGTGTTGGGGGCCGGCTGGCCAGGCGTGATGCTGCACGAAGCGGTCGGCCACGGCCTGGAAGGCGACTTCAACCGCAAGAAGACCTCGGCCTTCGCAGGGCTGCTCGGCAAGCCCGTCGCAGCCAAGGGCGTCACCGTGGTCGATGACGGCACCATGTCGTCACGCCGCGGCTCGCTGTCGATCGACGACGAGGGCACGCCGACCAGCCGCACCGTGCTGATCGAGGACGGCATCCTGACAGGCTACATGCAGGACCGCCAGAACGCGCGGCTGATGAACATGGCGCCCACCGGCAACGGCCGCCGCCAGGGCTACGCCCATGTGCCGATGCCCCGCATGACCAACACCTACATGCTGGCCGGCGAGCGCGACCCGGCCGAGATCATCGCCTCGGTGAAGAACGGCATCTACGCCGTCAATTTCGGCGGCGGCCAGGTCGACATCACCTCGGGCAAATACGTGTTCCAGTGCACCGAGGCCTACCGGATCGAAAACGGCAAGGTCGGCGCGCCGGTCAAGGGCGCGATGCTGATCGGCAACGGGCCGACCGACCTCAACCGCATCAGCATGATCGGCAACGACCTCTCGCTCGACACCGGCATCGGCACCTGTGGCAAGAACGGCCAGGGCGTGCCGGTCGGCGTCGGCCAGCCGACGCTGCGTATGGATCAGATTACGGTCGGAGGGACCGGCCGATGA
- a CDS encoding GNAT family N-acetyltransferase, which produces MVEIVPITLDQIESFHRTLDFVARERRYLSFMQAPPLESTCAFILNNIQEGYPQFVALSGGDVVGWCDVTPKSGPIDARIGVLGMGLLPHFRRQGIGTRLMAAALEAARRAGFSRVELTVYRGNTNAIRLYQKAGFLLKAVQPREAGNDGFDRTLLVMALALDGAR; this is translated from the coding sequence ATGGTTGAGATCGTTCCCATCACGCTCGATCAGATCGAGAGCTTTCACCGCACGCTGGACTTCGTCGCGCGCGAACGACGTTATCTGTCCTTCATGCAGGCGCCACCGCTGGAGTCCACGTGCGCCTTCATCCTGAACAATATTCAGGAGGGATATCCGCAATTCGTGGCCCTCTCGGGTGGCGATGTGGTCGGCTGGTGCGATGTGACGCCCAAATCTGGGCCGATCGATGCCCGAATCGGGGTGCTCGGCATGGGTCTTTTGCCGCATTTCCGCCGCCAGGGCATCGGAACGCGGCTGATGGCCGCAGCGCTCGAGGCTGCACGACGGGCGGGCTTCTCGCGCGTCGAGCTCACGGTCTATCGCGGCAATACGAACGCGATCAGGCTGTACCAGAAGGCCGGATTCCTGCTCAAGGCGGTGCAACCGCGCGAGGCCGGCAATGACGGCTTCGACAGAACGCTGCTGGTGATGGCCCTGGCGCTCGACGGGGCCCGCTGA
- a CDS encoding toll/interleukin-1 receptor domain-containing protein: MADIFISHTSSTENDRRWAFWIGRTLTALGHVVHLDAWELNVGDNIPAWVFDRHDAADHILLVLSKAYLQRPYPLFEWTSALHASINGRRRFVLPVRIEPIELPTSLASLRSCDLFGVGESDAYALLEAMFRPAGPPPAHETVFPGQQDADVPRNPFPGARLRAISNIKVDVPYHFLGRDPDLKRIEKAMIRRQGSASIVVLHGLRGVGKTTLAAAYAEARQLDYSVTWWINADDVVSMRADLVALGLRLGWVSPGEDADAAFARVRDRLADADERTLLVYDNAGAWNDLKPFVQRKGSAHVLVTSNARDWSEITRPLQIKVWSPDIGAKYLLARNGRAEDRTPAERLAARALADEFGGLPLAHVQAAAFDAATSCGYVHYLEEFRKRPEIVIEAETSVEYYNGRTIAKTFGMAIDAAAERHPASGVLIAYAALLAPDPIPLTLFSAARQAFGAPLASLHEPELDQAIAALLAFALIDRTRVPDERDPAVVTDCIRLHRLVRLVSASRWSEPCGGLPSRDTALDQLVVAFGLVYPKDVRRSPQVWRLFPHIVEVLRTLVKENSAASARAILDELTRLVVMALRVSEDKKRAGKLIPEYLVTVLGDFYEIEPLKQPIRLLIENHREIWPRLQEQFLATNNLVLRYATAGALASVHLDDASIVTAAQLTALVKHRGLNEFEVGGYALAQVYAYAPERIDPAVLAAWAGRTEYTGRAILGHLLINLALRRPVVFDQHEPAGSAGLWQPVWDFHQIDIDTIEAIGLFRAVPRCPPSSTASNAVRADFDDLVAVEAAIADFLAAARSVPIVRIMADYWELGRNVDLIAEAEDALAGLTIADLGELMRLLFSHPVWLVGETAASTLARLIEAESRLLEVVEALLDIPAWRVRYGASEAAFILSEKHPGPFLRAVRRFYSDPNCRLRGLCAENLGSFILKADAAARVALLSDFKPAYDAWLGDEDCYVLEHVFHFIGTLHRRGLDVAALLPAQLSRLLAGAGQWYSWDRSRFLCHLEARKAVLRAADGRSAGDPCVKGRGQGA, translated from the coding sequence GTGGCCGACATTTTCATCAGCCATACCAGTTCGACCGAGAATGACCGCCGCTGGGCCTTCTGGATCGGTCGCACGCTCACCGCGCTCGGCCATGTCGTCCACCTCGACGCTTGGGAGCTGAATGTCGGTGACAATATCCCGGCGTGGGTGTTCGACAGGCACGATGCCGCTGATCACATCCTCTTGGTGCTCAGCAAGGCTTACCTGCAAAGACCCTATCCGCTTTTCGAGTGGACCAGCGCGCTCCACGCATCGATCAACGGGCGGCGGAGATTCGTCCTGCCGGTGCGGATCGAGCCGATCGAGCTTCCGACCTCGCTCGCGAGCCTCAGAAGCTGCGACCTGTTCGGCGTCGGCGAGAGCGACGCCTATGCCCTGCTCGAGGCGATGTTCCGGCCCGCCGGACCGCCGCCCGCTCACGAGACTGTGTTTCCAGGCCAGCAGGACGCAGACGTCCCGAGGAACCCGTTTCCGGGGGCACGCCTGCGCGCAATCTCGAACATCAAGGTCGATGTGCCCTATCACTTTCTCGGCAGAGATCCCGATCTCAAGCGCATCGAGAAGGCGATGATCCGGCGACAGGGCTCGGCTTCAATCGTCGTGCTCCATGGCCTGCGCGGCGTCGGTAAGACCACCCTGGCGGCAGCGTACGCCGAGGCTCGTCAACTGGACTACAGCGTGACCTGGTGGATCAATGCGGACGATGTGGTCAGCATGCGTGCCGACCTCGTGGCGCTCGGCTTGAGGCTCGGCTGGGTTTCGCCGGGAGAGGACGCCGATGCAGCCTTTGCACGGGTGCGCGACAGGCTTGCCGACGCCGACGAGCGCACGCTGCTGGTCTACGACAATGCCGGCGCCTGGAATGATCTGAAGCCGTTCGTACAGCGGAAGGGCTCTGCGCATGTCCTGGTGACCTCGAACGCGAGAGATTGGAGCGAGATCACCCGGCCGCTTCAGATCAAGGTGTGGTCTCCGGATATCGGCGCAAAATATCTCTTGGCGCGCAATGGACGTGCTGAGGACCGGACGCCGGCCGAGCGGTTGGCGGCGCGGGCGCTCGCCGACGAATTCGGTGGGCTGCCTTTGGCCCATGTTCAGGCCGCGGCGTTCGATGCGGCGACCTCGTGCGGCTACGTCCATTATCTCGAGGAGTTCAGGAAGCGGCCGGAAATCGTGATCGAGGCCGAGACGTCCGTCGAATATTACAATGGCCGAACCATTGCCAAGACATTCGGCATGGCGATCGACGCGGCGGCCGAGCGGCATCCCGCTTCCGGGGTGCTGATCGCCTATGCCGCGCTGCTGGCGCCGGATCCGATCCCGCTCACGCTGTTCTCCGCCGCGCGCCAGGCCTTCGGCGCGCCGCTGGCCTCTCTCCACGAGCCGGAGCTCGATCAGGCCATTGCCGCGCTGCTCGCGTTCGCCCTGATCGATCGCACGCGCGTGCCTGACGAGCGCGATCCCGCCGTCGTGACCGACTGCATCCGCCTGCACCGGCTGGTCCGGCTGGTCAGTGCGTCGCGATGGAGCGAACCGTGTGGGGGCCTTCCGAGCCGTGACACGGCGCTCGATCAGCTCGTGGTGGCCTTCGGCCTCGTCTATCCGAAGGACGTCCGGCGCAGCCCGCAGGTGTGGCGGCTGTTCCCGCATATCGTCGAGGTGCTGCGCACGCTGGTGAAGGAGAATTCCGCTGCATCCGCGCGCGCCATTCTCGACGAGTTGACGCGGCTCGTGGTGATGGCGCTGCGCGTGTCGGAGGACAAGAAGCGCGCCGGCAAGCTGATCCCGGAATATCTGGTGACGGTGCTGGGCGACTTCTATGAAATCGAGCCGCTCAAGCAGCCGATCCGGTTGCTGATCGAGAACCATCGCGAGATCTGGCCGCGGCTGCAGGAGCAGTTCCTCGCCACCAACAATCTCGTGCTGCGCTATGCGACGGCGGGCGCGCTCGCCAGTGTGCATCTGGACGACGCATCGATCGTGACGGCGGCGCAGTTGACCGCGTTGGTGAAGCACCGCGGCCTCAACGAGTTCGAGGTCGGCGGCTATGCGCTGGCACAGGTCTATGCGTACGCGCCTGAACGCATCGATCCCGCGGTGCTGGCGGCATGGGCCGGTCGCACCGAATACACCGGCCGGGCGATCCTCGGACATCTGCTCATCAACCTGGCGCTGCGGCGACCGGTCGTCTTCGATCAGCATGAGCCGGCCGGCAGCGCCGGCTTATGGCAGCCGGTGTGGGATTTCCACCAGATCGATATCGACACGATCGAGGCCATTGGCCTCTTTCGGGCGGTGCCGCGATGTCCACCGTCCAGCACGGCCAGCAACGCTGTCCGGGCGGACTTCGACGACCTCGTCGCGGTCGAGGCCGCCATCGCTGACTTCCTTGCGGCGGCGCGCAGTGTCCCGATCGTCCGGATCATGGCGGACTATTGGGAACTCGGCCGGAACGTCGATCTGATCGCGGAGGCGGAGGACGCATTGGCCGGGCTGACGATCGCGGATCTCGGCGAGCTCATGCGCCTGCTGTTCAGCCACCCGGTCTGGCTGGTGGGCGAAACGGCCGCGTCGACGCTGGCGCGGCTGATCGAGGCTGAATCCAGGCTCCTGGAGGTGGTCGAGGCCCTGCTCGATATCCCGGCCTGGCGGGTGCGCTACGGCGCCTCCGAGGCGGCCTTCATCCTCAGCGAAAAGCATCCCGGTCCGTTCCTGCGTGCGGTGCGGCGCTTCTACAGCGACCCCAATTGCCGCCTGCGCGGGCTGTGCGCTGAGAATCTCGGTTCGTTCATCCTGAAGGCCGATGCTGCGGCGCGGGTGGCTCTGCTGTCCGACTTCAAGCCCGCCTATGACGCTTGGCTGGGCGACGAGGACTGCTACGTGCTCGAGCACGTCTTCCATTTCATCGGCACGCTGCATCGGCGAGGGCTCGACGTGGCCGCGCTGCTGCCCGCACAGCTCTCGCGTTTGCTGGCGGGCGCCGGACAATGGTACAGCTGGGATCGCAGCCGGTT